A single Streptomyces sp. Edi2 DNA region contains:
- a CDS encoding alpha-1,4-glucan--maltose-1-phosphate maltosyltransferase — protein sequence MIGRIPVLDIRPQIDCGRRPAKAVVGETFEVSATVFREGHDAVAANVVLRNPAGRCGPWTPMREQAPGSDRWSAEVTPGIEGRWSFTVEAWSDPVTTWRQHAAVKIPAGIDTELVLAEGAELHERAASEVPKSDGRESVLSAVDTLRNPELPAATRLAAALSPQVTGALDRHPLRELLTVSRPMPLVVERRRALYGSWYELFPRSEGATVTPDGTAVSGTLRTAADRLPAVAAMGFDVVYLPPVHPIGTSFRKGPNNALSAGPDDVGSPWAIGSPAGGHDALHPDLGTFEDFDHFVRTARELRMEVALDFALQCSPDHPWVTLHPQWFHRRADGSVAYAENPPKKYQDIYPIAFDADFRGLVRETERLLRFWMAKGVRIFRVDNPHTKPVAFWEKVIGEINRTDPDVLFLAEAFTRPAMVHTLARIGFHQSYTYFTWRNTKQELTDYLTELSGESAGYLRPNFFVNTPDILHAYLQEGGRTAFEVRAVLAATLSPTWGVYAGYELCESTPLRRGSEEYLDSEKYQLRPREWDAAARAGRTIAPLITTLNRIRRRHPALQQLRNLHFHHVDNDAVLAFSKHEGHGDRADTVLTVVNLDPHHTHEATVSLDMPELGLGRHESFPVRDELTGDTYHWGRDNYVRLEPGRSLAPAHVLSLRPSSPIGGSPN from the coding sequence ATGATCGGTCGCATTCCTGTTCTGGACATCCGCCCGCAGATCGATTGCGGCCGCCGCCCGGCGAAGGCGGTGGTGGGCGAGACCTTCGAGGTCTCGGCCACCGTCTTCCGCGAAGGGCATGACGCCGTCGCGGCCAATGTGGTGCTGCGCAATCCGGCCGGCCGCTGCGGCCCCTGGACCCCGATGCGGGAGCAGGCACCCGGCAGCGACCGCTGGAGCGCCGAGGTCACCCCCGGCATCGAGGGCCGCTGGTCGTTCACCGTCGAGGCCTGGTCCGATCCGGTCACCACCTGGCGGCAGCACGCCGCCGTGAAGATCCCGGCGGGCATCGACACCGAGCTGGTACTCGCCGAGGGCGCGGAGCTCCACGAGCGGGCCGCCTCGGAGGTCCCCAAGAGCGACGGCCGGGAGTCGGTGCTCAGCGCCGTGGACACCCTGCGCAACCCCGAGCTGCCCGCCGCGACCCGGCTCGCCGCGGCGCTCTCCCCCCAGGTCACCGGGGCGCTGGACCGCCACCCGCTGCGCGAGCTGCTGACCGTCTCGCGCCCGATGCCGCTGGTCGTCGAGCGCCGGCGGGCCCTGTACGGCTCGTGGTACGAGCTCTTCCCGCGCTCCGAGGGCGCCACCGTGACCCCGGACGGCACCGCCGTCAGCGGGACCCTGCGCACCGCCGCCGACCGGCTGCCGGCCGTCGCCGCCATGGGCTTCGACGTGGTCTATCTGCCGCCGGTCCACCCCATCGGCACCTCGTTCCGCAAGGGCCCCAACAATGCGCTGTCGGCCGGCCCGGACGATGTCGGCTCCCCCTGGGCCATCGGCTCGCCGGCCGGCGGCCATGACGCCCTCCATCCGGACCTGGGCACCTTCGAGGACTTCGACCACTTCGTCCGCACCGCCCGCGAGCTGCGGATGGAGGTGGCCCTGGACTTCGCGCTGCAGTGTTCACCCGACCACCCCTGGGTCACCCTGCACCCCCAGTGGTTCCACCGCCGGGCGGACGGCTCGGTCGCCTACGCCGAGAACCCGCCGAAGAAGTACCAGGACATCTACCCGATCGCCTTCGATGCCGACTTCCGCGGGCTGGTCCGCGAGACCGAACGCCTGCTGCGCTTCTGGATGGCCAAGGGCGTACGGATCTTCCGGGTGGACAACCCCCACACCAAGCCGGTGGCCTTCTGGGAGAAGGTGATCGGCGAGATCAACCGCACCGACCCGGACGTGCTCTTCCTCGCCGAGGCATTCACCCGCCCCGCCATGGTGCACACCCTCGCCCGGATCGGCTTCCACCAGTCGTACACGTACTTCACCTGGCGCAACACCAAGCAGGAACTCACCGACTACCTGACCGAGCTGTCCGGCGAGAGCGCGGGCTACCTGCGGCCCAACTTCTTCGTGAACACCCCGGACATCCTGCACGCCTACCTCCAGGAGGGCGGCCGTACCGCCTTCGAGGTACGTGCCGTCCTGGCCGCCACGCTCTCCCCCACCTGGGGCGTCTATGCCGGATACGAGCTCTGCGAGTCGACGCCGCTGCGCCGCGGCAGCGAGGAGTACCTCGACTCGGAGAAGTACCAACTGAGGCCGCGCGAGTGGGATGCGGCGGCCAGAGCGGGGCGCACCATCGCCCCCCTGATCACCACGCTCAACCGCATCCGCCGCCGGCACCCTGCCCTGCAGCAGCTGCGCAACCTGCACTTCCACCACGTCGACAACGACGCCGTCCTCGCCTTCTCCAAGCACGAGGGGCACGGCGACCGGGCCGACACGGTGCTCACGGTGGTCAACCTCGACCCGCACCACACCCACGAGGCAACGGTGTCGTTGGACATGCCGGAACTCGGCCTCGGCCGGCACGAGTCCTTTCCGGTGCGCGACGAGCTCACCGGCGATACCTACCACTGGGGCAGGGACAACTATGTGCGCCTGGAGCCGGGCCGCTCTCTCGCGCCTGCCCATGTGCTGTCGCTGCGACCGTCCTCACCGATCGGAGGGTCACCCAATTGA